A segment of the Thermodesulfobacteriota bacterium genome:
CCTGGTGGGGCTGGCCGGCTTCGAGGAGTTCTATCCCTCGGAACTGTCGGGGGGCATGCGCAAGCGGGCCGGCATTGCCCGGGCCATGGCCCTTGACCCGGAGATCCTGGTCATCGACGAGCCCTCCTCGGGACTGGACCCGCTCACGGCCCGCCGGCTCGACGATCTCATCATGGAGCTGCGCAACAGCCTGGGCACCACCATCGTGGTGATCACCCACGACATCGCCAGCATCCTCACCATCGGCAACAATTCCATTTTCCTCGACACCGACCGCCACACCATGATTGCCACGGGCAATCCGCGCACGGCCCTGGAGCACGGCGCGGCCAGCGTGCGGCGGTTTCTGTCGCGGGGGGAGGTGCGCCCATGAGCAGGCGGGCCAGCCCAACGCTGATCGGCGCCTTTGTGTTCGGCGCCGTGACCCTTGCCGTGGTGACCGTGCTGCTGGTGGCCGGGGGCCAGGTCTTCCAGGAACGGCCCCGGCATGTCATCTATTTCGAAGGCGCGGCCCAGGGCCTGCAGATCGGCGCCCCGGTGCTGTTCCTGGGGGTGAAGGTGGGAACGGTGAAGCAGATCCAGCTCGGGCTTGACGAACGCAACGGCCGGTTCACGGTGGTGGTCACCATCGAGGTCGAGCCCAACGTGGTGCGCTCCCGGGCCGGCGAAGAGATTGATCTCGGCAAACGCGTCACCCTCAAAGGCCTGGTGGAGCGCGGCTTGCGCGGCCAGCTCCGCATCCAGAGCCTGCTCACCGGTCAGCTTTACGTTGATCTTGATTTCCACCCGGAAAAGCCGGCGGTCTTTGTCGCCACCGACCCGGACGTGAGTGAGATCCCCTCCATCCCGACCCCGGTGCAGGAACTCACCGCCAGGCTGGAAAGCCTGCCCTGGGACAAGTTTTTCTCCGCGGCAGAGGCCACCAGCGACTTTATAGACAATCTTCTCGCCGACCCGGCCACCCGCGAGATTCCCCGCCGGCTGGAAGCGGCCCTGGCCCATCTGGACCTGCTGGTCACCAGGCTGGACGCCGAGACGCAACCCACCATGGCGGCGCTGCGCGGGGACTTGGCCGAGCTGCAGCAGACCCTGATGGTCGCCCAGGCGGCCTTCAACCGGCTGGGGGCCGCGGCTGACAGCGTGAAGGTGCTGGCCAGCCCCGACGCCCCGGTGTTTGCCAGTCTGACCAGGGCGGCCGAGGAACTTAAAAGCGCCGCCCTGGCGGTGGGCGCTGTTGCCGGGGAGGACTCGCCGCAGGTGGCGCATCTCAATGC
Coding sequences within it:
- a CDS encoding MlaD family protein: MSRRASPTLIGAFVFGAVTLAVVTVLLVAGGQVFQERPRHVIYFEGAAQGLQIGAPVLFLGVKVGTVKQIQLGLDERNGRFTVVVTIEVEPNVVRSRAGEEIDLGKRVTLKGLVERGLRGQLRIQSLLTGQLYVDLDFHPEKPAVFVATDPDVSEIPSIPTPVQELTARLESLPWDKFFSAAEATSDFIDNLLADPATREIPRRLEAALAHLDLLVTRLDAETQPTMAALRGDLAELQQTLMVAQAAFNRLGAAADSVKVLASPDAPVFASLTRAAEELKSAALAVGAVAGEDSPQVAHLNAALQELTKAARSLRVLAETLEQQPQSLLRGKKAMEERP